GCCGGTGGACGGAGACCCCAACTTCTTCAACATCGCGCGCGCCGATGCCCGGGGCATGGAGATAAGCGGGGAGGCAGCGCTCGGCGGCGGCATCGGGATCGCCGCGGACTACACGTGGCTGGACACCGAGGTGCGCGATCCGGGGTTCGACGTGACGGCCGACGCCACGTTCGCGCCCGGCCAACGGCTCTTGCGCCGGCCTCGGCACTCCTGGTCTTCGCGCGTCACATGGCGTTCACAAGCCGTCGGCGTCCTGGCCGCGGAAGGGCGCTACGTCGGCGCCAGAGAAGATCAGGACTTCTCTTCCTTCCCCGCGGTCCGCGTGGAGTCCGACGCGTTCTTCCTGCTGGACGTGTCCGCCGAGGTACCCCTGCTCCGTTCGGACCGCGGGCGCCGCTTGGCGGCCGTCGTGCGAATCGAGAATCTGCTCGACGAGAGCTACGAGGATCCCACCGGGTTTCAGGCGCGAGGCTTCACCGTGCTGGCCGGCCTACGCGCAGGACTCGGTCGTTGACCGAGCGCGGATCGGGTCAGCGCCGCGGCTGACCGGCCAGGTCCTCCAGCAGGAGCTTGTAGCTCTCGTAGCGGGGCGAGCCTATCTCGCCGCGCTCGAGGGCGGCGACGACGGCGCAGTCCGGCTCGTGCGTGTGCGAACAGGAGCTCCCGAAGCGGCACGACTCCAGATGAGGCCGGAACTCGACGAAGGCGGCGTCCAGTTGGGCGGGATCCACCCCCCAGAGGCCGAGCTCGCGCAGCCCCGGAGTGTCGGCCACGTAGGCGCCTTCGGAGAGCGGGATGAGTCGGGCGGCGACGGTCGTGTGGCGACCCTTGTTTACGGCCTCGCTGACCTCGCCCACGCGCAGATTCAGGCCCGGCCACAGCGCGTTCAGCAGGCTGGACTTGCCCACGCCGGATGGGCCGGTGAGCACGCTCGTCGAGTCTCGCAGGGCCGCGCGCAGCTCCGCGAGCCCCGCGCCCGACTCGACCGACGTGCGCAACACCGGGTAGCCGATGCGCTCGTACGGCTCGAACGGATCGGGGTCCGGGACCGCGGGCTCGGCGGCGGACGCGACCTCGGTCATGACCAGGTCCACCTTGTTGGCAACCAGCACCGCCGGAAGATGGTTCGCTTCGGCGAGCACCAGAAAGCGGTCGATCAGACGCGGATTGGGCACCGGGCTTTCGTAGGCGAACACGACCACGAGCCGGTCCACGTTCGCGACGATCACCTTCGCGCGGCGTCCCCGTCGCCGCGGGTCGGCGCGCGCCAGCTCCGTGGTGCGGGGCGAGACGTCCTCGATCGTGTAGGTGGGGTCCTGGGCGGCGCGCACGCCTACGCGGTCGCCGGCCACCACGGAGTCGCCCGTGCGACCCTCCAGCTTCAGGCGGCCACGCAGGGTGGCCTCGACCACGGCGCCGTCGGGGAGCTCGACCTGATAGATGCCCCCCCTTGCAAGCAAGACGAGGCCGGGAACCAGTTGGTCCCCGGCCTCCGGGCCGCGTGCTGGATCAGACGTGCGCGCGGACACGAACCATCCGCTAGGGGTGGCGGTGGCCGGCCACGCGCGCTTGCCTCAAGCCGCGAAGCTCTCCAGCGCGTCTCCCATTTCGCCTTCGCGCAGGCGGCGAAGCGCGCGATCGCGCAGCTGACGGATGCGCTCACGGGTCACGCCGAGCATGTTCCCGATTTCCTCGAGCGTGTGCTCGCGGCCGCCGCCCAGACCGAAGTAAAGGCGCAGCACCTTGGCGTCACGCTCCTGTAGCGTTTCGAGCGCCCGGCCCACGTGCTCGGAGAGCATCCGGTCCTCGATCGCCTCCTCCGGCTCCGGGGCCTCATCCACCACGAACCGCTCCACGAGATGACTGTCATCCGAGTCGCCGATGGGCGCGTCCAGCCGAATCTCCGCCGCGTTCAGCGTCTGCAGGTGCTCGACGACCTGCGGAGTCAGCTTGGCCGCGACCCCGATCTCCTCGGTGGTCGGCTCGCGCTTCAGCTCCTGCTTCAGGCGCTCCTTCTCCCGGAAGATGCGGGCGAGATCGCTCGCCCGATTCAGCGGAACGCGCACCGCGCGGCCCTGGTTGGCCAGCGAGCTGAGAATCGCCTGCCGGATCCACCAAACGGCGTACGAGATGAACTTCACGCCCTGCTCGGGATCGAACTTCCTGGCCGCGGTCACCAGACCGACGTTGCCTTCCTGGATCAGGTCGGTGAGCGAAACCCCGCGATTCTGATACTTCTTCGCCACGCTGATGACGAAGCGCAGGTTGGCCCGGACGAGCGCCTGCACAGCCTCCTCGTCGCCGCGCAAGGCGCGGTGCCCGAGCTCGATCTCCTGCTCCTGCGTGATCAACTCGTGGCGACTGACCTCGCGCAGATACTGATCCAGGGCGTCGCGGTCTTCCGCGCCCCCGAACGCGACCAGGCCGTCGCTCGGCCGCCGTGCGCGCTTCTTTACGATGTTCTTTGCCGGTGCGATCACGGCTTCACCACCTTTGGTAAACGAGGGGCGCACGGCTGGCCGCCGTGGGCCCCCTCGGAATTGTCCAGCTTGTTAATGGGTACCCGGCGTCCCTACCGGACCGCCCACGTGCGCACTGTAACCCGCATGAGCCAGCAAGGTTCCGGAGCCCACTTGCGCGGTTCGTGCGGTTGTGTTAGGGCCCCGCGGAATCGGTCTCCAAGCCCGGCGGCGGCGGGCCCGAATCGGGCCGTACGACGGGTCTCGGGCGCGGCACTCGGACGCCACCGAATACCTCGACCGGACTACGCCTGTTGGCCTCGTCGTCGTCGAGCAGTGAGTCGAGACGCGCGGGCGCGGCGCCCCCGGACCCCTCCTCCAGCACTTCCCGCAGCCGCGCCACCGATGCCGCCAGCCCCGCGAGCTCGTCGGCCACGTCCGCGGCCGTCGCGCCGCGGCGAAGGCGTGCTACCACGCGGTCCGCGAGTGCCTGGAATTGGCGCAGCGTGGCATCCACCGAGTACTGCTCGGGGAGCCACGCGACTGGCGGAGCGGTTTCGAGCAAGCGGTCGGTGACCGCCTCGGCCTCACGCACCGCCGCGAACAGCGCCTCCCCTTCCGTCTCTCGAGCCTCCTGGATCAGCCCCGCCAGGCGAGCCAGGTTCCCGCTCAGGTCCATCGTGTCCCGCGGCAGCGCCACCTGGGAGGCGGCGGCGAACCGATCGCCGGCGTCGTCGTCCGGCGCCGGGCCGCACGCCGCAGCCGATGCGGAGAGCCCGCCTCCCATCGCCAAGAAAACCAGGGTCCGAAGCGCCATGCGGCTCGATACACCCGGCGACCGGGTGCGTGCCCAGCGGGGCGGTGACCCGCGCGCGCGGATCCGCGCAGCGAATTCCTCCTTGCCTAAGCGCGGCGCACGCCGGTAGCGTTCGGCATGGAGTGGATTTCAGCCGCGCTGAGCGATCTGGGGCTCGTCCGCGTTCGCAACGAGGACGCCTTCCTGCGGTCGGATGAGGGCGTCTTCGCCGTCGCCGATGGCATGGGCGGGCACCCGGCCGGGCACGTCGCGAGCCGGATCGCGGTGGACGCGGTGCGGGCCGGCGCTTCCGGGCGCGATGATGGACCAGGGTGGCTCGACGAAGCATTCCGCGCCGCCAACGGAGCCATCCGCGAGCGAGCCGACCAGGCTCCCGCCGAAGCCGGCATGGGCACGACTCTGTGCGTGCTCGAGCTCGATCCCGCCGAGCACTCGGCCCGCGTCGCGCACGTGGGCGACTCGCGCGTCTACCTTTGGCGCGACGACTCGCTACGCCGCCTGACCCGCGACGACACCGCGCTGCAGGACGCCATCGAGGCGGGTCGGGTCCAGCCCGAGCGCGAAGCCGGCCATCCGCTCGGCAGCATGCTCACGCTGGTGCTCGGGCTCGACGACAAGGTCGAAGCGCACATGGCGCAGCTCGAGGTCCGCGACGACGACCTCTTCCTGCTCTGCTCGGACGGAATCTGCGGGGTGCTCGACGACGCGGAGATCGCGGGCGTGCTGGGCGAAGGCGACGCCCCCGGCGAGCTGCTCACCGAGCTGACGGCCCGGGTCATGGCGCGCGGCGCGCCAGACAACGCCACGGCGGTGGCGGTGCGGATTCTAGCCGACTAGGACAGGACGGCCCGTTCGACGGCCAGGCGCGCGCCGGCCTCTTCGGCCGACCAGGTGGCGATCTCGCCGAGCGCGCGTGGGTCCACGCCGACGCGGTCGCCGAAGGTGAACAGCCGCAGGACTCGCGCGCTCCGATAGAGCTCCTCCGCGACCGCCGGTAGGCCGATCAAGCCAGTGCGCCCCGCCGCGCCCACCCTGATGACGGACCCATCGCGCATCGCCACGAGCAGGTCGAGGCCGAACATCCGTTCCTTTGCCGGATAGTCCAGGAAGGCAGCCCCTTCTTCCAGCCCCAATTCTCCCGCGATCTTGTCCTCCACCGCCCGCTTGATGGAGTTGTCCGAGGCGAGCCACTCGCCCGCTCCGTCCACCCCGACATCGGCCGCCACCACCTCGGCGGCGCGCTTGGGCAGCCGCCGCGCGCGCAGCGAGGCCGTCCAGCGAGCGACGCGGTCGGCGGACCCCGACTCCTCGCCGCTCGCCGCCGACTCCAGGGCATGCAGCAACTCCTCGTCGGTGCGTCCCACCAGAGCCTCGGGGGTCACCAATTTGGCCCGCAGCGCGTCCGCCACGATGCGCTTGTAGAGGACCGTCGCCGCGCGCGCCGCGTGGTGCCAGTAGACGTTGCGAAACATCTGATACTTGGCGTACAGCAGCGACTCCAGGGCGGCGACCCCCTTTTCGCGAACGCCTATCTCCAGCCGTCCGGAGTCCGGATCGCGCAGCAGCGCCAGGGTGTGCAGGAGGCGACTCACGTCGACCGCCGCGTAGGGCACGCCGCAGAACAAGGCATCGCGGGTCAGGTACTCGATCTTGTCCAGGTCGATGCTCCCGTTCACCAGGCCACGCAGCGGGCTCAGCGAGCGCCCCGCGATGAGCTCGGCGACGCGCCGGCCCGCGTCGCTCCCCATCTGATCGAGGGCCGCGCCGATCTCCGGATCACGCAGGAAGCGCGCGCCCACCTCCTCGTGGTCCCCGATGGCGCGCAGATCCTCCAGCTCCTCGAGTGCGTGGGAGAAGGGAAAATGGCCGATGTCGTGGAGCAGACAGGCCAGGGGGATCAGCGCGGCGTCGTCACGGGCTTCGGCGGGGAGGCCGCCACGCTCCAGCAGGGCCAGTGCACGGCCGGCCAGGTGATAGACCCCGAGCGCGTGATCGAACCGGGTGTGGGTCGCCCCGGGATACACTAGGTGGGCGAGCCCGAGTTGCCGGATGTAGCGCAGCCGCTGAAAGGCGGGGGTATCGACGATGCGAACGGCCCGCGCATCCAGAACGATGGTGTCCCACAGCGGATCGCGGATGGTCACCGCAGCGGCCGGCGGGTTGGCTATCATCGGACCATTCTCGGAGAGGGCTCGGGGCGCCACCAGGTCGGCGCGAGCCGCCGCGTCATGGACGCTCGCGCCGCGCGCCCCTCATCCCGACCGCGGTCCCGCGGCCCTGATGTCGGCGCTCACGTCGGCCTCGTAGGCTGTGAAGTTCTCGCGAAACATACCGGCGAGTTCGGCGGCCTGACGGTCGTAGGCGGCAGCGTCCTGCCAAGTGGCGCGCGGATCGAGAACCTCCGGTGGCACACCCGGGACGGCCAACGGCACGTGCACGCCGAACACGGGATCGTCCCTGTATTGCGCGCCGTCCAGCTCGCCGCACAGCGCGGCGTGAACCATGGCCCGGGTGTATCCCAGCTTCATGCGCGTGCCTTGACCGTACGGTCCGCCCGTCCAGCCCGTGTTGACCAGCCAGGTGGCGGCGCCGTGCTGCTCGATTCGCTCGCCCAGCAGGCTGGCGTACACCGACGGATGCAGCGGCAGGAACGGCGCCCCGAAACACGCGCTGAACGTCGCCTTGGGCTCCGTCACGCCGCGCTCGGTACCGGCGACCTTGGCCGTGTACCCGGATATGAAGTGGTACATGGCCTGGGCGGGGCTCAGGCGCGCGATCGGGGGCAGCACGCCGAAGGCGTCCGCGGTCAGGAACACCACGGTGCGGGGATGGCCGCCGCTGGCCTCCGGAATAGCGCCTTCGATGAAGGCGAGCGGATAGGAGGAGCGCGTGTTCTCGGTGAGCGATCCGTCGTCGAAGTCCACCTCGCGCGTGGCGGGGTCGACCACGACGTTTTCCAGTATGGCCCCGAAGCGCCTGCTGGCCTGCCAGATAAGGGGCTCGCCGTCGCGCGACAGGCGAATCACCTTGGCGTAGTTGCCGCCCTCGAAGTTGAACACGCCCGTGTCCGACCAGCCGTGCTCGTCGTCGCCGATGAGGCTGCGCATTGGATCCGCGGACAGCGTGGTCTTGCCGGTCCCGGAAAGGCCGAAAAACAGAGCCACGTCGCCCTCCGCCCCTTCGTTGGCCGAGCAGTGCATCGACAGTACTCCCTGGCGAGGGAGCAGGTAGTTCATGACGGTGAAGATCGACTTCTTGATCTCCCCCGCGTAGCGGGTTCCACCGACCAGCACGACCCGGTCGGCGAAATGCGCCACGACGAACGTACCGCTGCGCGTCCCGTGCGTGGCGGGATCGGCTTGCAGCGTGGGTGCGTGCAGGACCGTCCACCCCTGGCCGGCTCGCGCGGTCTGATCGCCCGTGGGGGCACGGAACATGTTCTGAACGAACACCGAGTGCCACGCGCTCGGCGAAATCACGCGCACCGGGAGCGCGTAGCGAGGATCGGCTCCGCAGATCACGTCGCTGACGAACAGCTCGCGGTCGCTCAGGTGGGCGCGCACGAGCTCCCGCAGGGAGTGATACTGCGATTCGGCCAGATCGACGTTGACGGCACTCCACCAGATCTCGGCCTCGGAGGTCGGCTCGCGCACCGTGTACTTGTCGTTCGGAGAGCGGCCGGTGTGGGGCGTCGTGATGCCCACGAACGATCCGTCGCTCGTGAAGATGCCCTCGCCCCGAGACACCGCGCGCTCCAGCAGCTCGGCGGAGCTGCGGTCACGGTGGACCGGGTGATCCGTGCGAATCCCCAACTCACCGAGGCTGGGGGCCAGTTTCGTGGCCATGTGCGTCGTCTCCCAATGCGCGCCGAAGGCTCGCGTCCGCCCGGCCGCGCTGGATCGCGCGCGCGAACGGCCCGTTCATGGTTGCAGAGCATCGAGCAGAGTCGAGACCGGCAAAGATCGACCTACGGCCCGTATCCCGCAACGCGCCTGGGTTGCCCAGCGGGGATGGATCGCTTCCGTTTGAGTCCGGCGGCAACTGGGCCGCCGCTGCGTGTATGGAGGGGCATGCGGAGGACGATGCTACGCCTGGCGGGGTCGAACGGCGGCGGGGCCTGCGGGTTGGTCGCGCTGGCCGTGGCGCTGGGTGCCGCCGACGTGAACGCCGCGCAGGAGGCCTGCGAGGAAGGCCCCATCGCGCACGTCTTCATCGACAACCACTCCATCTTCGACACCTCCGATCCGGACCTGGATCCGCGCTTCCGGTGGGCCTACGGGACCGCCAACTCGCTGCACGTCCGCACCCGCTCGGAGGTGATCGAGCGCGAGCTGCTCTTCGCGGTCGGCGACTGTCTGGATCCGTTCCTGCTGGCGGAGTCTGAGCGGCTGCTACGCGATCTCGGGTTCCTCGCCTCGGTCGATGTCTTTTCGGTGCGGCAGCCCGACGGCACCCACCACGTCATCGTCAACACCCGTGACGAGTGGAGCACCAAGGTGGACATCCGCGCCGACTTCGACGAGGGAGGGCTGCTGCTGCGCGGCGCACGGCTGGCGGAGGACAACCTCGCCGGGACCGGTCAGACGGCGGCGGCCTTCTTTCGGCAGGATCCCGAACTGGACACCCGCGATTACGGCCTGGCGTTCTTTTCTCCGCAGGCGCTCGGCAGCCGCTGGGACTTCGGCGCCGAGGCGGGACGCACCCGGATCGGGTACGCGTTCGGGTACGGTCTCAGGTATCCGTTCGTGGGGGAGACGGGCGTCTGGGCCGCCGAGCACGGGATCGGGCGCGCCGAGCGCTTCTTCGGGGTGCAGGTCGATGACACCGCCCGCGTGCTCATCCCGGTGCGCTCCCAGACGGCTCGGCTCGGCGTCGCGCGCCGTTTCGGCGACCG
The Gemmatimonadota bacterium genome window above contains:
- the rsgA gene encoding ribosome small subunit-dependent GTPase A, yielding MSARTSDPARGPEAGDQLVPGLVLLARGGIYQVELPDGAVVEATLRGRLKLEGRTGDSVVAGDRVGVRAAQDPTYTIEDVSPRTTELARADPRRRGRRAKVIVANVDRLVVVFAYESPVPNPRLIDRFLVLAEANHLPAVLVANKVDLVMTEVASAAEPAVPDPDPFEPYERIGYPVLRTSVESGAGLAELRAALRDSTSVLTGPSGVGKSSLLNALWPGLNLRVGEVSEAVNKGRHTTVAARLIPLSEGAYVADTPGLRELGLWGVDPAQLDAAFVEFRPHLESCRFGSSCSHTHEPDCAVVAALERGEIGSPRYESYKLLLEDLAGQPRR
- a CDS encoding RNA polymerase sigma factor RpoD/SigA → MIAPAKNIVKKRARRPSDGLVAFGGAEDRDALDQYLREVSRHELITQEQEIELGHRALRGDEEAVQALVRANLRFVISVAKKYQNRGVSLTDLIQEGNVGLVTAARKFDPEQGVKFISYAVWWIRQAILSSLANQGRAVRVPLNRASDLARIFREKERLKQELKREPTTEEIGVAAKLTPQVVEHLQTLNAAEIRLDAPIGDSDDSHLVERFVVDEAPEPEEAIEDRMLSEHVGRALETLQERDAKVLRLYFGLGGGREHTLEEIGNMLGVTRERIRQLRDRALRRLREGEMGDALESFAA
- a CDS encoding protein phosphatase 2C domain-containing protein translates to MEWISAALSDLGLVRVRNEDAFLRSDEGVFAVADGMGGHPAGHVASRIAVDAVRAGASGRDDGPGWLDEAFRAANGAIRERADQAPAEAGMGTTLCVLELDPAEHSARVAHVGDSRVYLWRDDSLRRLTRDDTALQDAIEAGRVQPEREAGHPLGSMLTLVLGLDDKVEAHMAQLEVRDDDLFLLCSDGICGVLDDAEIAGVLGEGDAPGELLTELTARVMARGAPDNATAVAVRILAD
- a CDS encoding HD domain-containing protein, whose protein sequence is MIANPPAAAVTIRDPLWDTIVLDARAVRIVDTPAFQRLRYIRQLGLAHLVYPGATHTRFDHALGVYHLAGRALALLERGGLPAEARDDAALIPLACLLHDIGHFPFSHALEELEDLRAIGDHEEVGARFLRDPEIGAALDQMGSDAGRRVAELIAGRSLSPLRGLVNGSIDLDKIEYLTRDALFCGVPYAAVDVSRLLHTLALLRDPDSGRLEIGVREKGVAALESLLYAKYQMFRNVYWHHAARAATVLYKRIVADALRAKLVTPEALVGRTDEELLHALESAASGEESGSADRVARWTASLRARRLPKRAAEVVAADVGVDGAGEWLASDNSIKRAVEDKIAGELGLEEGAAFLDYPAKERMFGLDLLVAMRDGSVIRVGAAGRTGLIGLPAVAEELYRSARVLRLFTFGDRVGVDPRALGEIATWSAEEAGARLAVERAVLS
- the pckA gene encoding phosphoenolpyruvate carboxykinase (ATP) — translated: MATKLAPSLGELGIRTDHPVHRDRSSAELLERAVSRGEGIFTSDGSFVGITTPHTGRSPNDKYTVREPTSEAEIWWSAVNVDLAESQYHSLRELVRAHLSDRELFVSDVICGADPRYALPVRVISPSAWHSVFVQNMFRAPTGDQTARAGQGWTVLHAPTLQADPATHGTRSGTFVVAHFADRVVLVGGTRYAGEIKKSIFTVMNYLLPRQGVLSMHCSANEGAEGDVALFFGLSGTGKTTLSADPMRSLIGDDEHGWSDTGVFNFEGGNYAKVIRLSRDGEPLIWQASRRFGAILENVVVDPATREVDFDDGSLTENTRSSYPLAFIEGAIPEASGGHPRTVVFLTADAFGVLPPIARLSPAQAMYHFISGYTAKVAGTERGVTEPKATFSACFGAPFLPLHPSVYASLLGERIEQHGAATWLVNTGWTGGPYGQGTRMKLGYTRAMVHAALCGELDGAQYRDDPVFGVHVPLAVPGVPPEVLDPRATWQDAAAYDRQAAELAGMFRENFTAYEADVSADIRAAGPRSG